The Rubricoccus marinus nucleotide sequence GTCTACGGCGGGCTATGATGCTGCGGGGTTGGTGAGAAAAGCTGGGCGCCAGAGGCGGCTGTGTCTCCTGTAAATAGGGCGCCACGCTTCAACCTACGCCCCTAGACCGAACAGGTGCCCGATCCAGACCAGTTCGGCTCGATTTCGTCCGGTCTGCGCCAGAGGCCGGGGCCGCGTGCCCGCGCGGAGGCCTCTGGCGAGGGAGCGCGGTGCGAGGAAAGAGCCCCGCGTGAGGTCGTGGAAACGGCCGTGCGGCGTGTAGCTTGGCGCATGGACTTTACCGCATTCCCCCTCCGCATCGGCACCGTCACCGAGGCCGTTGCCGCCGCCGACGCGCTCCGCCTGACCATCGATTTGGGCGGGGACACCCGCCACGCCATCGCGCGGATCACCGAGCGCTACGGCCCCGACGATCTCATCGGCCGCCAGGTCGTCATCGTGCTAGACCCGCCCGGCGCGGCCTCTGGCGAGGTCATCGTCCTCGCGGCCGTGAGCGCGACCGAGGGCGCCGTGCTGCTCCGCCCCGACGCCCCCGTCCCCAACGGCACGGCCGTCGTGTGAGGTGCGTGCGCCGCATAGGAGCATGACTCGGTGCGGCCGCGCTTCCTGTACTCCATGTCTCCCACCGCCTCTCTCCATGCGACGCCTTCTCACTCTCGCCGTCCTTTTTGCCGCAGGTAGCGTCGCCTCTGGCGCCCACGCCCAGGTCGGCGTGGACTTCACGCTCGGTCCCGTGGTCTCGTGGCCGGGGGACGTGCAGGGCTTCACCTTCGACCCGGACGATCCCGAGATCGACCCGTCCCAGATGCAGACGTACGAGTTCAAGCCAACGGTGGGCTTCGAAGCCGGCCTGGGCCTGATCGTCATGCCGAAAAATGTGGGAGTGCGGCTCGGCGTGCATTACCTCAACACGTCAGCCGTGTTCGACGAGCAAGGTGGCTCCTTCGAGCGCGACGCCTTCGAGGCCAACTTTGTAACGCTGCAAGCGGACCTCCGCGTCGGCAAGCGCGTTGGCCCGGCGACGCTGTACGCGTTTGGCGGCCCCGAACTCCGCTTTCTGGTAGACCTCTCCGATGAGGACGTGACGTTCGCGAGCGTCCGCGAGACCTCCGAACTGCTCAGCACGGCCGCCAAGTTCGGCGCGGGCGTGACGCTCAACGTCTTCGGCACCAAGTTCGGTCCCAAGGTCAGCTACGCGCTCGGCCTCTCGGACGTGGAAAGCGGTGACGTGATTGTGGACAACGGCACGGACGAGATCGCGCTCCGCCTCCCCGACGGCTACGGGCTGGACACGCTCCTCTTCGGCATCGTCATCGGCGGCCGGTAGCCTCTGGCGGCGCGAGGGGCGCGGCGTAACGGCGCGAGGCGTCGGCCTACCTTGTGCGCCATCCTTCTGGCTTCGCCGTGATCCGTCTTCTCTTCGCGCTGCTCCTCGCCTCTGGCGCCAGAGGCGGGCTCGCGCAGCCGCTCCCCGACGCGTTCCCGGCGCTGCCCGGCTTTACGCAGCCCATCGACATTGTCGCCGCGCCAGAGGCGGGACGGCTTTGGGTGGCCGAGCGCGACGGCGAGATCTGGGCGTTCGACGAAGACCCGGCGTCGGCGTCGCTCAGTATGGTGGCCGATCTCCGCGGTCGGATCGGGCCTCTGGCGCAGGACGGCGGGCTGCAAAGCGTCGCGGTTCACCCCTCGGACGAGTGGCTGGCGGCCTACATGGTGCTCCGTTCGGGGGGCGCGTTCGAAAGCGCCGTGGTGCGGTACGCGATCCGCGCCGATGGGACGCTTGATCTAGCCTCGGAGCGCGAGATCCTGCGCGTGCCGCAGCCGACGGGGCTGCACAACGGTGGCAAGATCCTCTGGGGCCCTGACGGGATGCTCTACGTCCCGCTCGGCGACGGCGGGCTGGCCGAGGGACTGAGCGCGAACAGCCAGGACCGCACCACGCTTCTCGGCTCCGTTCTCCGCCTGGAGGTGCCTCTGGCGCCAGAGGCCGAGGGCTACACCGTTCCGGTCGACAACCCGTTCGTGGGCAACGCCGAAGGGTGGCGCGAGGAGATCTGGGCGTGGGGCCTGCGAAACCCGTGGCGCTCCAGCTTCGACGCCAGCGGCCGGCTCTGGGTGGCGGACGTGGGGCAGAACACGTGGGAAGAGGTCAACACCGTGGAGCGCGGCCGCAACTACGGGTGGGACGCGATGGAAGGGCCGCTCTGCTTTGCGTCTTCGTGCGAGGCGTTCGACGCACCGGTCTTTTCCTACCCCCACAATTTCGAGACAGGCGGCGTCTCCATCACCGGCGGGCTCGTCTACCGCGGCACGCGCGCGCCGGGCCTGGTGGGCCGCTACGTCGCCGTGGACCTCATCACGCACCGTCTCTGGTCGCTGGACGCCGACAATCCTGCCGACGTAATCGACCACGGCGTCGTGGCGGATAACGCGTGGATCGTGGCGTTTGGCGAAGGCACCGAAGGCGAGCTGTACGCCGTCTCGTACTCCCAGGGCCGCGTGCTGGACATCGGTGCGTGGGCGGCGACCGACGTTGAGGCTCCGCCCACATCCGAGCCTCTGGCGCTGCGCGTGGCGCCCAACCCGGCCCGCACCGCGGCTACGGTGGTGTGGGGCGCCTCCGGCTCGCCGGTCTGGAACGGCTCCAGCCACTTCGCGCGCGTGGACGTGATCGACGCGCTCGGGCGGACGGTGCAGACCCACGCGCCTCTGGCGCAGGCCGGGCGGCAGCTTCTGGACCTCGCGCCGCTGCCGCCGGGCGCCTACGCCGTCCGCGTGGCGCTCCCAGAAGGCACAGCCGTGACGCGGATCACCGTCGCGCGGTAGACGCAGCGCCAGAGGCCCCGCCTATCTTTGGCGCGGTCTCTCCCCGCTGCCGTGATTCGCCGCCTCCTCCTCGCCGCCGTTTTCCTCGTCTGCGCCTCTGGCGCGAGCGCCCAAGAGCGCCCTACGCTCACCATCGACCTCATCACGCAGGATCCCGCGACGTGGATCGGCGACTGGCCCGAGGCGCCCTACTGGACCGACCGCGGCGACCGCCTCTACTTCACGTGGAACCCGGCGGGCCGCTTTCCCGGCGACTCCCTCTTCTCCGCCGATCCCTCCGGCGGCGACCCCGTGCTCGTGAGCGCGCCAGAGGCCCGCGAGCTTCCGCCGGCGTACGGCGGCCTCTGGCGCGACCGCCTCGCGTACTCGCCTTCGGCCACCGAGCGCGTGTTCGAGCGCGGCGGCGACCTCTGGCGCTACATCATCGAGACGGACGAGATGCAGCGGCTCACGCGCACGACGGCCCGCGAAAGCGGCGCGCGGTACTCGCCCGACGGGCGCTCTATCGTCTACCGCGAGGGCGACGCGCTCTACGCGATGGATCTCGACTCGGGCAGCGGCGCGTCCTCTGGCGTCGTGCGCCAGCTCACGGACCTCCGCCGTGGGAACGAGCCTAAGGACAAAGCGCCGAGCGATCAGGACGCCTATCTCCGCAGCCAGCAGACGCGCCTGCTCGACGTGATCCGGCGTGGTGTGGAGCAGGACTCGCTCCGCCAAGCCGCCCGCGAGCGCGAGGACCGCGCCAGAGGCCTCCCGCCCACGCACTACGTCGGCGACGGGCGCATCGGCGACCTTCGGATCGACCCGACGGAGCGCTACGTCACGTTCACGCTCTCGCCCAGCGGCTCCAACCCGACCACGCGCATGGTGGACTACGTCACCGCCAGCGGCTACGCCGAGGAGATCACCGCCCGCGCCAAGGTTGGCGCCGAGCGGACGGCGAGCACGCTCTGGGTTCAGGACGTGGAGCGCGACAGCGTCTATAAGGTGGACCTCAGCACGCTGCCCGGCGCGTTCGTGGCCGCGGACTTTTTCCGCGAGAAGGGCCAGGAGACCGACTCCAGCCGCGTCGCCTTCGCCATCGGGCCGGACTGGAGCCCGGACGGGCGCTACGCCGTCGTCGAGGTCCGCACCATCGACAACAAGGACCGCTGGATCGCGCGGCTGGACCCCGCCTCTGGCGCGCTCACGGTTCTGGACCACCAGCGTGACGAGGCATGGATCGCCGGACCCGGCATCTCGTGGTGGGGCGGTGGCAGCGAGGGCGGGTGGCTCCCCGACGGCCGCACGTACTGGTACAAGAGCGAGGCGTCTGGTTGGAGCCACCTCCACACCGTGGACGTGGCCTCTGGCGAGACGCGGCAACTCACCTCTGGCGAGTGGGAAGTCGAGTCCGTGCAGCTCACCCGCGACGGCACGGCGTGGATCCTCCAGACCGGGGAGGCCTCCAATGCCGAGCGCCAGATCTACCGCATGCCTCTGGCGGGCGGCACGCGCCAGAGGATCACGCGCCAGCCCGGTCGCTACGACGCCGCGCTCTCGCCCGACGACCAGACCCTCGCGATGCTGTTCTCGACCGCGAACCAGCCGCCAGAGGTCATGGTCCGCTCGGCCTTCCCGGCTTCGCCAGAGGCCCGGACCGTCACCGACTCGCCGAGCAACGCGTGGCGTGCCTATCCATGGCGCGCGGCGGAGATCGTGGAGATCCCCGCGAGCGACGGCGCGGGCGTGCCGGCGCGGATCTACCGGCCGGAGAACCCCAACGGCGCGGCCGTCTTCTTTGTCCACGGCGCGGGCTACCTCCAGAACGCGCACAACTGGTGGAGCGGCTACTACCGCGAGTACCAGTTCCACAACATGCTCGCAGACGAGGGCTACGTCGTCCTCGATCTGGACTACCGCGCGAGCGCGGGCTACGGTCGCGACTGGCGCACGGCTGTCTACCGCCACATGGGCGGGCGCGACCTGCAGGACTACGTGGACGCGAGCCGGTGGGTCGGAAGCGAGTTCGGCATCGAGCCTGAGCGCGTCGCCATCTACGGCGGCTCCTACGGCGGCTTCCTGACGCTTATGGCGCTCTTTACCGAGCCCGAGCACTTCGGCAGCGGTGCCGCCATGCGGAGCGTGACGGACTGGGCGCACTACAACGACACGTACACCCGCAACATCCTGAACTCGCCGCTGGAGGACCCCGAGGCGTACCTCCGCTCCTCGCCCATCGAGTTCGCGGACGGGTTGGAGGACCCGCTCCTGATGACGCACGGGCTCGTGGACGACAACGTGCAGCCGCAAGACATCTTCCGCCTCTCGCAGCGCCTCATCGAGCTCGGCAAGCGCGATTGGGAGCTCGCCATCGCGCCCGTAGAGCCGCACGGCTACCGCGAGGCGAGTTCGTGGGCGGACAAGCTCCACCGCATCCACGACCTCATCGAGATGACGGTCGGCCCAGACGCGCCAGAGGCGGACACGGAGGGCTGAGCCTCTGGCGCGAGTGGCCTGCGCGGCTCTGGCGCCAGAGGCACTTCGGAGGGGACCGCACACGCGGCGCCGGCCTCTGGCGTTGAGCGCATCCCTCTCCTTACTGTGCCGTGCTTTCCCGCCTCGCTCTTCTTCCGCTCGTCGCTCTTGCCGGTTGCGGCGTGCTCACCGACTCCAGCTCTGTCCAGCGCGTAAGCGCGGAGGGTGCGGAGCTACTCGCGGTGGGCATAGGAGAGCGGGGGCAACTCCGAGCGGCCTTCCGCTACACCGGGGTCGCGCCAGAAGCGGGTTGCTACGCGCTTTCTGGCTACACGGTCAGCACTGGAACGCCTGGCAGCGCGGTGCGCAACGAGGCCCTCGTCAAAGACGTGCTCGTCCGTGGCTCCGATGACCCATGCCCGACGCGTTCGGCGCGTGTGATGATCGACTCCCTCGATGTTGCCCTCCCGTCCCCGCCTCCGGGGACCTACCGGTTTTTGTTCGAGCGCCGAGGCGAGGACCCGCTCTCCGTCACCGTCCGCGTCGCGGCCGATACCACCGTCGTCGGCACGTAGACCGCCTGAACCCAAGTGCCATCGGGACCAGCGTCGCGACTTCGTGACCTGCCTGACGGCACGAGGTCGCCGCGCTTCGCTCGCGATGACACCAGTCTGAGGACCCCGCGTGGAGCACCCCTCTGGCGCCAGAGGCGAACTTCGGCGCCCAACCCGCCTCTGGCGCCATGCCCGATCTCTACCCCCCCGCGCACACCTCCACGCTCGCGCACCCCGAGTGGACGCGCAGCGCGACGCTCTACCAGATCAACACGCGGCAGTTCACGCCAGAGGGCACGTTCCGAGCCGCGCAAGCGCACCTGCCCCGGTTGCAAACGCTCGGCGTGGACATCCTGTGGCTGATGCCCGTCCATCCCATCGGCGAGGCCGAGCGCAAGGGATCGCTCGGCAGCCCGTACGCCGTGCGTGACTACGAAGCCGTCAACCCGGAGTTCGGCACGCTGGAGGACCTGCGCGCGTTCGTAGACGAGGCGCACGCGCTCGGCATGCGCGTCATCCTGGACTGGGTGGCCAACCACACCGCCCCGGACCACCCATGGGTGCACGAGCACCCGGAGTGGTACGCCCGCGACGCCAGAGGCGCCCTCCGCCCGACGCCGTGGTGGGATTGGACCGACATCGTGGACCTCGACTACCGCCAGCCCGGCCTCTGGCGCGCCATGACCGACGCGATGGCGTTCTGGCTCCGCGAAGCCGACATCGACGGCTTCCGATGCGACGTGGCCGGCTTCGTGCCGACGCCGTTCTGGGAGCGGGCCCGCGCCGAACTGGACGCCATCAAACCCGTCTTCATGCTCGCCGAGTGGCAGGCCCGCGACCTCCACGCCCGCGCCTTTGACGCGACGTACGCGTGGGACTGGTACGACGCCATGCACGCCGTCGCCTCTGGCGCCCAAGACGTGAGCGCTCTCTTCAAGGTCTACGCCGAGAACCAGGGCTCGTACCCGCCAGAGGCCCAGCGCATGACGTTCGTGAGCAACCACGACAAAAACGCCTGGGACGGGACCATGTGGGAGCAGTTTGGCGACGCGCTGAACGCGGCGATCGTGCTCTCCGTAGTAGGGGAGGGGATGCCACTGCTCTACAACGGGCAAGAGGCCGGCAACGACCGCCGGCTGGCCTTCTTCGACCGCGACCCGATCCTCTGGCGCGAGCACCCCATCGACGACCTGTACCGGCGCCTTTTCGCGCTCAAGCACGACGCGCCGGCGCTCCACAACGCGCCGTGGGGCGGCCGGATGGTCCGCGTCCCCAACAACGACGAGGCGCACGTGCTCAGCTTTGTCCGCGAGGCCGAGGGGAGCGTCGTCTTCGCGGCGTTCAACTTCTCGGCAGAGGCTCGCGCGGTCGCGTTCCGGGACGCGCTGCACCACGGGACGTACCGCGTGGCCCCGTTGGCGGCGGGCGAGCAACTCGGCGTGACGAAGACGTTCGGGGCCGAGACGCACCTCGAGATGGCGCCGTGGAGCGCCCGCGTGTTCCTGCGGTAGCCCTTGGCGGCGCGGTCCGCGACCGGGCCGGAGGGACCTCCGTACGCGCTGAGGCATGCGCGGCGGCATTCGGCATGCTTGGTCCGGATGCCGCGCTAAAGGCCCGTGAAGCACCTTGACGGGTGGGGGGTGTAACCCTATCATGACCGAGCACTGAAAGCGCTTTCATTCCCGCTTTCACCGCGGCCCTACGGACCTTTGAGCGTCACCATCTACGACATCGCCGACCACGCGGACGTGTCCATCGCGACCGTCTCCCGCGTGTTCAACGACCACCCGCGCGTCTCGGACTCGACGCGTGAACGGGTGTTCGACGTCGCGACGCGGTTGGGGTACGAGCCGCACGCGAGCGCGCAGAGCCTCGCCCGGAAAAACACCCGGATCGTCTCGGCCGTCGTGCCGATGATGACCTCGTTTTTCTTCATGGAGGTGCTCCGCGGGCTCCAAGACCGCCTGGACGAAAGCGACTACGACCTGCTCGTCTACGCCGCCCGCACGCTGGGCCGCGTGGACGGCCAACTCGGCCGGGCGCTCCAGCGGGGCCGCTCGGACGGGATGATCCTCGTGTCCACGCCCGTCTCCGGAGACCGCGCGCGCCGCCTCGCCTCCAGCCGCAACCCCGTCGTCCTCGTGGACTCCTACCACGAAGACCTCGACTCCGTCTCCGTCGACAACGTCACCGGCGGCGCCGAAGCCGTCCGTCACCTCCTCGACCGCGGCCACGAGCGCATCGGCCTGATCCTGCCTCTGGCGGAGTCCGTGCCGGCGCAAGACCGCCGTGCGGGCGTGGAGCAGGAACTCGCCGCCAGAGGCCGCGCGCTCGACCCGCGCCACGTCGTCGTGGCGGAGTGGGACCACGAGCAGCACGGCTACACCCGCTACGCGGGCTACCGCGGCATGCAGAAGCTCCTAGAGCTCCCGCCAGAGGCCCGCCCCACGGCCGTGTTCGCCGCCGCCGACGTCATGGCCCTCGGCGCGCTCCGCGCCGCGCGAGAGGCCGGCCTCTCCGTCCCCGGCGATCTCGAGGTCGTTGGCTTCGACGACGTCGCCTCTAGCGCGTACGTCGGCCTGACCACGCTCCGCCAGCCCATGGTGGAGATGGGCACGCTCGCCACCGAACTGCTGCTGCGCCGCATGAGCGAGCCCGACACGCCTCCTTCCCACACCGTCTTTGTGCCCCGCCTCGTCGTCCGTGAGACGACGGGAGGGCCCGTTTCTGAGACCGCCTGACCCCGGGCTCCCCTAGGATGTCGCTACCCCTCTCTCGTTTCCTCCTGCCTCTGGCGCTCGCCCTCGGGCTCAGCGCCGCGGCCAGCGCCCAGACCGGAAAGGTCGCCGGGCGCGTCACCGACGCGGCCACAGGCGAGACCATCCCTGGCGTCAACGTGCTCATTGAGGGCACGGGACAGGGCGCCGCGACGAACCTGGACGGCGAGTACGTCATCATCGGCGTCCGGCCGGACTCGTACACGATCTCGTTCTCGTTTATCGGCTACCAGACCACGCGCGTCGAGAACGCCCGCGTCCGGATCGACCTCACGACGGACATCGACGTGGAACTGCAGGAGGAGACCGCCGACCTGGGCGGCGAAGTCGTCGTCGAGGCCACGCGCGCGCTGTTCGAGCGCGACGTAACGGCGACGACCGCGTTCGTCTCCGGCGATGAGATCCGCGCGATCCCCGTCGAGAACTTCGCCGACGTGATCGAACTCCAGGCCGGTGTCGTGGAAGAAGGCGGCCAACTCCACTTCCGCGGCGGCCGCGGCGGCGAGGTCGGCTACTGGATCGACGGCGTGCCCGTGACCGACGTGTACGACGGCGGCCTCGCGCTGGAGATCGAGAACAACTCCGTCCAGGAGCTCCAGGTCGTGACCGGCGCCTTTAACGCGGAGTACGGGCAGGCCCTCTCCGGCATCGTCAACGTCGTCACGCGTGACGGCTCCGACGACTTCGAGGCCCAGATCTCCGGCTTCGCCGGGGACTACGCCGCAGGCTCCGGGGCCTCTGGCGTGAACTCGCTCAACGTCTTCCCCGGAACGGGCGTCAGCGACTTCGGGACCGGCATCCGCAACCTCGAAGGCACGCTCTCCGGCCCCATCCTTCCGTCTAAGGTCTTCTTCTTCGCCAGCGGCCGCTACTTCGGCAACGATGGGTGGGTCAACGGCGAGGACCGGTACCGTTTCGAGGACATCGGATTCGCGCCCGGCGGCGCCATCGTCCTCCGCGATACGCTCGGGAGCGGCACGCGCGAGATGGTCTCGCTCAACCCCTACGAGAAGGTGTCCGGACAGGTCAAGCTGACCGCCAACCTGTTCTCCGGCATCCGCCTTTCCGCCAACCTCCTCGCGTCGCAAGAGGACTTCCGCGACGGCAGCTTTTTCTACTACTACATGCCTGAGGGCCGCCGCAACAACGACCGGCGCGCCCGCACGGGCATCCTGAAGTGGACGCACCTGCTCTCGAACACGACGTTCTACGAGATCGGCCTGACGAACAACTACACCACATTCGATAGCTACCTCTTCGAGAACCCGCTGGACGAGCGCTACCGTGACAACGACTTCATCGGCGTCGCGCCGAACAACATCACGTCCGGGTTCGCCGCTGGAGGGACCGACAACGGCCGCTTTTCGCGCTCCACGGACACGTGGCTCGCGAAGCTGGACATCCAGAGCCAGGTCAGTAAGTCGCACCTCGTCAAGACTGGCATCGAGGCCCGCTTCCACCAACTGCGGGCGCAGGACGAGTTCACGCTTGTCGAGCAGACGACGCAGCTGGGGGAAGAGGTGGTGTCGCGGCGTGACCTGCTGCTCAACAACCGCTATGACCGCCGCCCGACGGAGTTCGCGGCCTACATCCAGGACAAGATTGAGGTCGGTGGCCTCGTCGTGAACGCCGGTGTCCGGTTTGATTACTTCGACTCCAACGGCGTCCTCTTCGGCGATCCGCGCGATCCGGTCACGGTCTTCCCGAGCCTCCGCCAGTGCGCCGAGGTCATCGAGTTGCAGTGCACCACGGATGGCAACAACCAGCCCATCCTGCGCGGCGACGCGCCAGAGGAGCGGTTCATCCCAGAGGAGTACTTCGTCGACGCCGAGCCCACGTGGCAGTTCAGCCCCCGTCTGGGCGTCGCGTTCCCGATCTCGTCCACGGGCGTGTTCCACTTCTCGTACGGGCAGTTCTTCCAGATCCCGAACTTCGAGCTGCTCTACCAGAACCCGTTCTTCCAGCTCAGCTCAGAGGGCTCGGGCCTGATCGGACTGATCGGCAACGCGAACCTCAAGCCCGAGCAGACCATCAACGGCGAGATCGGCCTCAAGCAGTCGCTCACCGCGTCGACAGCCGTCGAGCTGACGGCGTACTACCGCGACATCCGCAACCTCGCGGGCTCTGCGACGGACCCGATCGTTATCCGCGGCTCCTCGGCCCGCTACGGCCAACTCGTCAACTCCGACTTCGGCCTCGTCCGCGGCGTCGTCTTCCGCTTCGATCAGCGCATCGGCCGCGATCTCTTCGCCGGGTTCGACTACACCTACCAGGTGGCCCGCGCCAACGCGAGCGACCCGAGCCAGGTGTACAACGCCGCAGCGGCGCAGGTCGGCCTAGAGCAGGTCATCGTGCCCACCAACTGGGATCAGCGCCACACCGTCAACGGCAGCCTCACCTACAGCAACAGCGCCTACAACGCGGGCTTCGGGCTTCTGGCGAGCTACGGCTCTGGCCTTCCGTACACGCCGACGATCAACACCGCCATCGGCGGTGGCTCCGAGGCGCCCACGACGATCCCGCTCAACAGCGAGCTCCGCCCGTCCACGCTCAACGTGAACCTGAGCGCCTACAAGGGCCTCAACCTCGGCGGCGCCACCTTCCAGGTCTTTGGCAAGGTGGAAAACCTCTTCGACAACCGCGACGAGGTCAACGTCTTCTCCGACACGGGCCGCGCCACCTACTCCCTGGAGCAGGCCCGCGCACGGACGCAGTTCGCGGGTGACCCCCTGGTGCTAGAGCGCGCCTACACCCGCCCGGATTTCTTCAGCCAGCCCCGTCGGGTGACCCTCGGCCTCCGCCTGGGCATTTAGACGACTATGCACAGAGGTGTGACCTATGTGTGGTCGCCTCTCTGCGGTACACTACCCGACTTCGCGGTTTCACCGTCTCCGATGATTCGAGCTCTCTCTTTCTCTCTCCTCGCCGCTCTCGCCGTGGTCGCGGGGCCTCTGGCGCCAGAGGCCTCGGCGCAGTCACGCGATGACCTCCCGGACTTCCTCTTCGACCCGGCGTACTACTCGTCGAAGGTGTACGAGAAGAAGGCGGACGTGGACGGCAACGAGGTCGTCATCACGGTCTTCAACTACGGCCTCCTTGGAGGCGTGGGCGAGGTCCGTGGAGAGTGGCCCAAGGGGTCGGACGACACGTACGTCGGCGACGTGCTGCCGATCATCGTCTCGGAGGTGCCCGTAGACACCGACGGTGACGGCGTGGCGGACGACCTGGTGCGGCACGTGTCGACCACGCGTGGGCCTGGCAACCGTGGCATCCCGACCAACCCCGACAACCCCTCGGACGCGTGGACGTTTGAGCCCAAGCCGGGCTTTGCGTCCAACCGCGTGCGCGAGGACACGAACGAGGAGAACGACCGCCTCGCGCTCTCCACCGACCCGCAGTCTTGGCCCAACTTCTGGCCGGACCAGCCAACGTGGATCGACCCCACGACGGGCCGCGCGCAGTGGAACGGCTTCTTCGGGCGCAACCAGTTCTCGGCCGACCTGGAGAGCTACTTCTGGGCGGACGACACGAACGACCGGGAGATCCAGACCGAGTACCCGGGCTTCACTCCCGACCCCGCGCGGCCCAACCGCGGCGGCCTCGGTTTGGAGCTGAAAGTCCGGAGCCTGCAGTGGAGTCAGTTCCTTGCGCAGGACGCCATCTTCTGGCTCTACGAGGTGACGAACACCTCGCAGATCACCTACCCCCGCGTCGCCGTAGGCCTCACCGTCGGCACGCTCGCCGGTGGCGACGGCGACTCGCAGGACGACCTCGCGTTCTTCGACCAGGCCAACCGCATCGTTTACTCCTGGGACAACGACAACTCCGGCAACGAGAGCCAGCCGGTCGGGTACGTGGGCTACGGGTTCCTGGAGAGCCCGGGCAACTCCGAGAACGGCATCGACGATGATGGCGACGGCGACCCCTCCACGCCTCAGGGCCGCGACGTGGACGGCAACCCCATCACCGACCTCACGCGCGTCGGCTCCGACAACACGTTCCAGCAGTCCGACTTCCAGCCCCGCACGCTGGCTTCTGGCGACCCGCTCGTGCTCATCGACGAGGCCACAGGCCGCCGCTCGATCCAGTACGTGCCCGCCAGCGGCTCCATCACAGTTGAAAGCCAGGGCCGGAGCTATACCGTGCGGGCCGGCGACGTGGTTCAGGAAGTGCAGACGCAGATCCAGGGCCAGAACCCGAGCATCCCGCCGGTAACGGTCACGGAGAAGAACCTGATCGACGACGACCTCGACGGCATCATCGACGAGGACGTGACGCTGCACTTCGAGCGCCGCGCGCAGGCGTTCGGTGGCGGCGTGGTGACGCTCCCGGCGCTGAAGTACAAGAACTACGTGGGCTTCGCCCGCGCCATTCAGGGCCGCGCGCCGACCGAGGCGGACTCCACGACGTACGGCCTCCGCAACCTCCTCATTGACGAGTCTCGCGCTAACGGTGTGGACGAGGACGGCGACTGGAACCCCGCGACCGACGACGTCGGCGCGGACGGCCAGCCTGGGACCGGTGATCAGGGCGAGGGCAACGGCCGCGCGGATTCCGGCGAGCCCAACTTCGACGACCTCGACGTGACCGAGTCCGACCAGGTCGGCCTCTCGTCGTTCTTCTACTTCTTCCCCTCCAACGCCTTCCCGCTCACCGACGACGAGCGGGTCTGGGACGGCATGACGCCGGGCTTCTTCACGACCAACGAAGAGCTCCAGCTCCAGCAGCAGACCGGTGGCGTGGACGGCGACTTCGTGTTCGGCAGCGGGTACTTCTCGCTGGAGCCCGGCGAGACGCTCCGCTTCTCGATGGCGCTCGTCTTCGGCGACGACCTGGAGGACATCACGACCAACACGCAGACGATCCAGGAGATCTACAACCGGAACTACCAGTTCGCGCGTCCGCCGGACCGCCCGACGCTCCGCGCCGTCGGCGGGGACGGGCAGGTCACCCTCTACTGGGACTCCATCGCGGAACAGAGCTTCGACCCCGCGCTGGGTGAGTTCGACTTCGAGGGCTACCGCCTGTACAAGTCCACGGACCCCAACTTCCAGGACGTGGAGTTCGTGACGGACGCCTTTGGCAACGCGGCCACCCGCGTCCCGTTCGTGCAGTTCGACCGCGCCGACGGCATCCGCGGCATCTACACCTCCAACGACCCCCGCACCCGCGGCGTGGGCTTCAACCTGGGGACGGACACCGGCCTGCGGTACTCGTACGTGGACACGGACGTGAACAACGGGCAGACGTACTACT carries:
- a CDS encoding LacI family DNA-binding transcriptional regulator: MSVTIYDIADHADVSIATVSRVFNDHPRVSDSTRERVFDVATRLGYEPHASAQSLARKNTRIVSAVVPMMTSFFFMEVLRGLQDRLDESDYDLLVYAARTLGRVDGQLGRALQRGRSDGMILVSTPVSGDRARRLASSRNPVVLVDSYHEDLDSVSVDNVTGGAEAVRHLLDRGHERIGLILPLAESVPAQDRRAGVEQELAARGRALDPRHVVVAEWDHEQHGYTRYAGYRGMQKLLELPPEARPTAVFAAADVMALGALRAAREAGLSVPGDLEVVGFDDVASSAYVGLTTLRQPMVEMGTLATELLLRRMSEPDTPPSHTVFVPRLVVRETTGGPVSETA
- a CDS encoding TonB-dependent receptor, whose translation is MSLPLSRFLLPLALALGLSAAASAQTGKVAGRVTDAATGETIPGVNVLIEGTGQGAATNLDGEYVIIGVRPDSYTISFSFIGYQTTRVENARVRIDLTTDIDVELQEETADLGGEVVVEATRALFERDVTATTAFVSGDEIRAIPVENFADVIELQAGVVEEGGQLHFRGGRGGEVGYWIDGVPVTDVYDGGLALEIENNSVQELQVVTGAFNAEYGQALSGIVNVVTRDGSDDFEAQISGFAGDYAAGSGASGVNSLNVFPGTGVSDFGTGIRNLEGTLSGPILPSKVFFFASGRYFGNDGWVNGEDRYRFEDIGFAPGGAIVLRDTLGSGTREMVSLNPYEKVSGQVKLTANLFSGIRLSANLLASQEDFRDGSFFYYYMPEGRRNNDRRARTGILKWTHLLSNTTFYEIGLTNNYTTFDSYLFENPLDERYRDNDFIGVAPNNITSGFAAGGTDNGRFSRSTDTWLAKLDIQSQVSKSHLVKTGIEARFHQLRAQDEFTLVEQTTQLGEEVVSRRDLLLNNRYDRRPTEFAAYIQDKIEVGGLVVNAGVRFDYFDSNGVLFGDPRDPVTVFPSLRQCAEVIELQCTTDGNNQPILRGDAPEERFIPEEYFVDAEPTWQFSPRLGVAFPISSTGVFHFSYGQFFQIPNFELLYQNPFFQLSSEGSGLIGLIGNANLKPEQTINGEIGLKQSLTASTAVELTAYYRDIRNLAGSATDPIVIRGSSARYGQLVNSDFGLVRGVVFRFDQRIGRDLFAGFDYTYQVARANASDPSQVYNAAAAQVGLEQVIVPTNWDQRHTVNGSLTYSNSAYNAGFGLLASYGSGLPYTPTINTAIGGGSEAPTTIPLNSELRPSTLNVNLSAYKGLNLGGATFQVFGKVENLFDNRDEVNVFSDTGRATYSLEQARARTQFAGDPLVLERAYTRPDFFSQPRRVTLGLRLGI